Below is a genomic region from Gadus chalcogrammus isolate NIFS_2021 chromosome 19, NIFS_Gcha_1.0, whole genome shotgun sequence.
AGGCGCAGCATGGCGGCGTCCTTCAGGCAGTACTGCAGGGCGGTGGGGAACGACGTGTCGTTGATGACCCGGAAGTAGCAGTTGACCTCGGCGCCGTgagacagcagcaggcgcaCCATCTCATGCCTGGAGCCACGCCCCCCGGTGGAGGTCAGAGGTAAGACACACGGAAACGTTTGTCACTTATTTTTCCTTGCCATGCTGTTGCATACGTCAGATGTAGTATTTTTGATGGTAATCAGAATATAACTTAGGATATCTAGGAATCACTTACCAATATCTAGGAATCACTTCTGAAGTGAGACGGTTTACAatggattagattagattagattagatttgaCTGGATTAGAGTTGATTTCTGATGGTTTGGTGGTTTAACATCTATACATGTTCAGCTTTCTTATTTTTCATCTATGTTTTCTTCACTTGACTAGATGATTAGATACGTTTGGGTCCGATTGGACCAGACTAGCCTGGATTATATTGATAGGGATTCAATTGCGGTAGATTATGAGATTATTTTACATGTTCAGCTTTCTTATTTCTCCTCTACGTTCTTTCGACATGATCAGACGAGATTAAATGACATTGGATTGGTTCATATTAGGTTTGGTTTGTTCTAGACTAGACCAGATTAGATTAGCAGGGCTTCAACTGGACTACATTATATGAGCTGATATTATACTGGAGGAGCACCTCTCTGCTCGTACGGCCACCAGGAGGCAGCGCAGGTAGTCCAGGTCGGTGCGGGCCCCGGCCTTCAGTAGCATCTCGGTGCAGGTCAGGTCCCCGTTGGACACGGCAAAGTACAGCGAGCTCCTCCGCAGGTCCCCGTAGTTCTCTACAACCCCCTTTCATACGTCAGTATCATGTCGTCAGCATATAACGACACCTTTCGATAGCGCCGCTACGATGTTCTACTGGGAGGATGTTGAGCTGATGAAATCGAATGATCGTTACTAGCATCCAAGCCTTAAATGACTCATATTACGAAATGATAAATGAAGGAAATGCTGATAATAATATTGCCATGACTACTTTCAAcaatactactatactactggaTATGAAGTAGGGCACTATATAGGAAACCAGATTTGTGCACTCCCATTTCGGACAACCCACCCCTAAACAGTGCTCTAAATAGGGCACGAGTTGACCAATCCTATTCAAGCTCGGTCACCATGCTGGAGCACATTAGGCACTCGAAATGGTTGACCTGAGGAATTTGTTTAagggtgacatattataccaccaggtgtgagtttgattagcccTTGCAAGCCATTTTGAAGCCGTTCTTCTAACATCACAAGtcggcatgtccacctagatgtacgttTGCTatagtccactgggtaggctggtagactgatctacccagcacacatctaggtggacgcgcctgacggctaatcacactcgcgCCGGgaggtataatatgtcacctttaattgAATAGCTAGGAATTTCTAGTTGCCAGGCCAGGAGGAGCAATATAGGTGGATTGGTGGGGATTGGCCCGTGGGCTGACCGGATATGTGGGTGGCCAGCAGGGCGTTGACATCGAACCCCCTCTGGATGAGGAGCTCCAGGCAGAAGAGGTGACCCCCGTCGGCCGCCGAGTGCACCGGGCTCTGACCCGACAGACGAATGGCCCTCTTTGTGGTGATGGGGACCAGGCACCTCAGagctctgggggggagggagggagggagggagggggaggagggagggagggaaggaagagggggagagggagaggagggaggggaagggaggaagggagggagggagggagggaaggaagagggggagagggggaggagggaggggaagggagggagggagggagggagggagggaagaaagaaagagggggagaggagggaggggagggtggagaggagtggggagggagaagggaggtagggagggaaagagaggggggtaATTGGAAATCATCGAAAAATGTTGGAAACAATTCAAAAAGATTGGTGCATATGGAGCAATAAGGAAAAATGATTATAACAACAATAGACAGTGAAAGAGCCAGTGACAGGATGAAagaaaataatgacaaaaataattatagagggagagggagggatacagagagagagacacacacagccagacagagggagaaaggacGAGTGTTTGGTAATTGGAATTAacgagggaggagagaaagcaagaaaaaaaaaaagttcagttTAACATTGACcagagacgttccctccagtcGAAATCACTCCGGTAGAATGTGAACTCTATCAGAGGATCCATTAATGTCTCTCTAAGCAGAAGAGCATACAAATCAATGCTctaacacacaagcaaacatacAAGTCCTTCTTACAAGAAGTGTCCTTCATAAGCAGCTCTGTGTATAGGTAGCTGGCAGGCATAGCTTGCTATGTTAGGGTTAGCTCCGTTCTGCAGGAGCAGCTCTATGCAGTCCAGGTTCCCCGATCCAGCCGCATCATACAGGACACTGTCTCCGTTACTGGCCTGAGCATTAACATCGCCACCTGGTGGTGAAACGGTCAAACAGCACTGCATTAACATCAGCTGTTATGGGTATTTTGCATTTCGTTGGTCATTCTTTCGAGTAATTGTATGAATATTATAATCTATTTTATGCATCCTTTGGCTACAAGTTAAaatatttttacttaattaaTAGTTCAATACACATATATTATGTGGGATATGGCATGGATAAAAAATCGTAATTTCTTTCACTGCTATGCTAACTAATGTCTCCACCAGAACTTGGATACGTTATGCTTCTCTCTGACTTGGTTTCTTAAGATACATTTTACGGCCCTGTCTGAAATTGCTCCTATTCCCCAATCCCTGAATCGTTAACAATTCATAATACACCATTCCGAAAAACAAATAAGTACCGAAATAGGGGGAATTCAGAGACTTATTACTCTGCATAAATCAGTCGCCACGACGCGTAACTCATTCTTTTAACGAGCTGAATTTGAACCGCACTGAACAAAATGGCGGCTCCCCCAAAATGGTGGCATTTTAGACGTGGAAGCAGTCGGACAATGGCGCCTCAGTCCGCGGGGCTGACCGTGCTGGAGCAGTATGTCCAGGGCCTCGGTGTGGCCGTATTCGGCGGCCACGCCCATGGGCGTGACGCCGTGGCCGTCGGTGCCCGTTGTCTTGCCCCCGTGTCTCAGCAACAACATCAGGATGGCCGGACAGCCCACCTAGAGACGCCatgatggggaggggagggagggagggagggggaggggagagagggaggaagagagggaggaagggagggatggaagaaaggagggaggcagggagggagagagggagggaggcagagagagaggaatggagggagggagggtagaagggagagagggtttgagtgagggaggaagggaggttgggagggagagagggaggaaggggtggatggagggaggaaagaaggagggagggagggagaaagggggagggagggagggagggtagaaGGCAGAGAAagatggaaggaaggagggagggagggagggaggaagggagggaatgATTGATGGAAGGTGgcatgggagagggagggggggagggagggaaggaaggagggggggggggggaagggatggTGGGATGAAGAgattgatggatggagggaggaaggaagggcgagaggggaggaaagagagaggaaggaagggagacgtacggagtgatggagggatgaaggaagaggggaaggaggaggcatAAGTATCAGAGAGAAATGTACCAGAGTTGAGCCCAGtgaggtggtgttgtggtgggggtgaggggcgCTGTGCTCACCTTGGCAGCTTCATGCACGGCGGTGCAGGACTCCACCAGCGCCCCGCCCATGATGAGAGAGAGCACGACGTCGTAGCATCGCTGTCTCACCGCTGCCAAAAGTGAAAGTAAAATAGGGGCGTTGACGTATTTATTTGTCACACAATTTGAGAAACAAAAAGCAGTGAAATGGCGATTGCGACTGCAACTCCCAGCTGTGCAAAGTTTATTAATAATTGAAAAGTAAGAAGATTGGATTAAATAAACATCATTGACATGATGACATAATGGAGTGAAGCGTGAGGAAGAGGGTTTAGTCGGTTACATTTTTATagatgttgttgatgttgctgTGTTGTGTTATTTGTGTTGTGGTTGGTTGCGTTTCATTGTGTTAAAATGTCTTTAACTATGTTGTCTTGTGTTACGACGTCTTTGAGTTGTTATCGTCGTTTTGCTGCCGTGTATTGGCTGGAGTGTGTCATGTGGTACGTGTATCTACCTATCATCAGCGGGGATTTTCTCATGCCTGTTGTGTTATTGGTTGGAGTGTGTCATGTGGTGTGTGAATCCACCTATCGCGAGCGGGGACTCGTTCCTGCTGTTGGTGCTGTGCGGAGATGCTCCGTACTGCAGCAGCAGGCCAACGTTGAGCCCCAGGCCGGCGTGTGCAGCCAGGGTCAGGGCTGTGCCACCGCACCCGGCCTGCTCCTCCAGGCTCTCCTCACTGGAGGCCATCCctacacatacaaatgcatatgcacacacacacacacacacacacacacacacacacacacacacacacacacacacacacacacacacacacacacacacacacacacacacacagataatgcATATTTACACACGCCGACACACGCCGACACACATTGACATGGATAgctgcacacacagagaaaaccacgcacacacactcacacacccacacacagacatcaaatactcatgcacacatttattcagccacatacacacgtacacacaaggatttgtatatttatgcacgtatgcacacgcacaaatgtacgtagcctcacacacacacacacacacacacataatcactcATGAATAACCCCACAAACATaaccccacatgcacacacactgcacttgTGTCTCATCTGTTTCATGAGAgttattagagagagagagagagagagagagagagagagagagagaggaagccagAGGGCATGCTAATGATGATCAGCCTCACCTGTGGCACAGTAAATGTATTCTTTTATCATTATATAAGAGATATTCTTCACAATCTGcctcccacctctcctctgCCTGCGCTACTGCCTTCGGCTTCTTTTCACAGCCTTGTTGTTTGTCGGTTAATGTTAAAGTTGGTTTGTTTAGTTAGTGAAAAAAAGGCTCGGCCCAATCGCCCGTAACGCGTTTGGACCCTGATCTGGTCACAGTGTCGTTCCTCTGGTTCTGTCTGTGCTCTCTGGCTGTTTATATTGCATTCATGGGTCTTACAGTTGTCACCAGGTTACGGTTATACTACTATCAACAGTTTTCTTtgtatattttgttgttttttataggcaAGATGCGACAATGCAGTTCTATAGCCCTTGTAGAGACGGGCAACATCGGCATCCAACACATCCAGCGGGCGATATTTTGGTTCTTTGAGAATGTCTTAATGTGAAATTTGAGAAATGAGAACTGCCACACGTTTCCTCATCGTTTAGCCTGAAGCCCAGAGCCAAGAGCTCCGTGGTCTTGGAACGAACTTTTGATCCACATCGTTGAGGATCCCAAAGTGGAGAAATTACGCTATTTCATTGTTCTGAGCTGATCGTTCAGGCGGTCCTTGTTAGTAAAACAAGCAGAAATCCAAACAGACCATCTTAATCATCCTGGCAaagaaacattaaaacacattgAACACACCAGCTGCCACAGAATCACCACCATCACTGACTGAATCACTATCtttatcttcatcatcatcctctacATCAtgaccaccatcatcatcatcatcagcatcatgaccccccccccccccacacacacacacacacaccatcatcaatcccaccatcatcatcaccatcctcaccaccaccatcatcaaccCCACCATCATCAAacccaccatcatcatcatcatcatcaccaccgtcATCATCGCCAACATCGTCATTATACTCTGCATTAGCACCAGAGTCCTCTGACCTTGCAGGACGAGCTCTAGGACCCTGGGGCTGAGCTGGGAGGCTGCCCGGTGCAGGGGAAGATTCCCCTGGTCGTCCCTCTGCCTGAACCCCCAGACGCAGCCAGACAGCCTGGCCAGAGCCTCCTCGTCCCCTAAGGACAGCACAGCACAGAGGGTCAGCTTTACACAAGGGCTAAACACGTGCATATgttcacacagacatgcacacatgtacatacacatgTATATTATGCACATGCACTCACTCGTATGGGCACCCACGTTTAGACATCCAGGCGCTCAAATACAAACAGGAGCATctcatacacatagacacacacatgtacacgcacacacatgtacacacactcacaaacaccttCACAATAACACACATAGAAACGTCCCTGGTACAGATGTGTTTGATCAAactaatttaataataattccAGGATTCTTGGAACCCTACCTTGATCAATGGCGGATAATATCTTCAGAAAGTCTTCATTTTGGGGCTTGTTTCTAACAACCaaccaacaaacaacaaatgtgtgtaCGGAAGAAATTGTAAGCTATGCAATGTTTATGTACAATGTAATTCACTttgtacatttatgtacaatGTAATTCACATCTGTCATTCATTATGGCTTTTCTTGACAATA
It encodes:
- the asb15b gene encoding ankyrin repeat and SOCS box protein 15b isoform X1; the protein is MADAEHDGIDEELFQYAIQQSLQDTCRRTGDAHSKGNKPQNEDFLKILSAIDQGDEEALARLSGCVWGFRQRDDQGNLPLHRAASQLSPRVLELVLQGMASSEESLEEQAGCGGTALTLAAHAGLGLNVGLLLQYGASPHSTNSRNESPLAIAVRQRCYDVVLSLIMGGALVESCTAVHEAAKVGCPAILMLLLRHGGKTTGTDGHGVTPMGVAAEYGHTEALDILLQHGGDVNAQASNGDSVLYDAAGSGNLDCIELLLQNGANPNIASYACQLPIHRAAYEGHFLALRCLVPITTKRAIRLSGQSPVHSAADGGHLFCLELLIQRGFDVNALLATHISENYGDLRRSSLYFAVSNGDLTCTEMLLKAGARTDLDYLRCLLVAVRAERHEMVRLLLSHGAEVNCYFRVINDTSFPTALQYCLKDAAMLRLLLDHGYHAHKCFECNHDDSDELDSSWINVHNQAYAAYRNATTVTFCEFVSVSWLVHLVGGVVRMLLDYVSYVRLCPNLQTILETTPEWPEICSILAKASPTPLPIGHQRSHEPQDPQQPRCHGKRALPPSAEDLPDLHREHLTNQRSSECVCGY
- the asb15b gene encoding ankyrin repeat and SOCS box protein 15b isoform X3, with translation MMVSTKSYFSTPFSRASRTPVGGPATPTLRGDEEALARLSGCVWGFRQRDDQGNLPLHRAASQLSPRVLELVLQGMASSEESLEEQAGCGGTALTLAAHAGLGLNVGLLLQYGASPHSTNSRNESPLAIAVRQRCYDVVLSLIMGGALVESCTAVHEAAKVGCPAILMLLLRHGGKTTGTDGHGVTPMGVAAEYGHTEALDILLQHGGDVNAQASNGDSVLYDAAGSGNLDCIELLLQNGANPNIASYACQLPIHRAAYEGHFLALRCLVPITTKRAIRLSGQSPVHSAADGGHLFCLELLIQRGFDVNALLATHISENYGDLRRSSLYFAVSNGDLTCTEMLLKAGARTDLDYLRCLLVAVRAERHEMVRLLLSHGAEVNCYFRVINDTSFPTALQYCLKDAAMLRLLLDHGYHAHKCFECNHDDSDELDSSWINVHNQAYAAYRNATTVTFCEFVSVSWLVHLVGGVVRMLLDYVSYVRLCPNLQTILETTPEWPEICSILAKASPTPLPIGHQRSHEPQDPQQPRCHGKRALPPSAEDLPDLHREHLTNQRSSECVCGY
- the asb15b gene encoding ankyrin repeat and SOCS box protein 15b isoform X2 — translated: MADAEHDGIDEELFQYAIQQSLQDTCRRTGDAHSKGNKPQNEDFLKILSAIDQGDEEALARLSGCVWGFRQRDDQGNLPLHRAASQLSPRVLELVLQGMASSEESLEEQAGCGGTALTLAAHAGLGLNVGLLLQYGASPHSTNSRNESPLAIAVRQRCYDVVLSLIMGGALVESCTAVHEAAKVGCPAILMLLLRHGGKTTGTDGHGVTPMGVAAEYGHTEALDILLQHGGDVNAQASNGDSVLYDAAGSGNLDCIELLLQNGANPNIASYACQLPIHRAAYEGHFLALRCLVPITTKRAIRLSGQSPVHSAADGGHLFCLELLIQRGFDVNALLATHISENYGDLRRSSLYFAVSNGDLTCTEMLLKAGARTDLDYLRCLLVAVRAERHEMVRLLLSHGAEVNCYFRVINDTSFPTALQYCLKDAAMLRLLLDHGYHAHKCFECNHDDSDELDSSWINVHNQAYAAYRNATTVTFCEFVSVSWLVHLVGGVVRMLLDYVSYVRLCPNLQTILETTPEWPEICSILEQPRPLQHLCRLVIRGHMSLRTLNNPVAMASVPFPPRLKTYLTYTEST